The following coding sequences lie in one Lysobacter capsici genomic window:
- a CDS encoding MFS transporter, whose amino-acid sequence MSALRLLRNPGFAGLLVYRLLAMLSYQIVAVTVGWHIYELTRDPFALGLIGLTEVIPYFCFALFAGYAVDHLPRRKLGMFACNGLLVTTLMLAGVASGVLPTGGFGFDTLTIYVAIAVNGVVRAFLSPVYMSLFARVLKREHFARGAGVSSVVMQTGLVLGPAMGGALIAWGGKTSAYLVAAGFALAAAIAIITLRVSEPAPQAERAPVFKSIGEGLRFVFNNQVVLGAQALDMFSVLFGGAVALLPAFIHDVLHYGPEALGVLRAAPAAGAVLMGLWLARRPPQKNAGRLLLYAVAGFGACIIGFALSRDFWLSAAMLMLSGMCDGVSVVLRSTILQLSTPDEMRGRVSSINGIFIGSSNELGAFESGLAARLMGLVPSVIFGGCMTLAVVGATAKLAPKLRRLDLRDLQ is encoded by the coding sequence ATCAGCGCCCTGCGCCTGCTGCGCAATCCCGGTTTCGCCGGGCTGCTGGTGTACCGGCTGCTGGCGATGCTGTCGTACCAGATCGTCGCGGTCACGGTCGGCTGGCACATCTACGAACTGACCCGCGACCCGTTCGCGCTGGGCCTGATCGGCCTGACCGAGGTCATCCCGTATTTCTGTTTCGCCCTGTTCGCCGGCTACGCGGTCGATCACCTGCCGCGGCGCAAGCTCGGCATGTTCGCCTGCAACGGCTTGCTGGTGACCACGCTGATGCTGGCCGGCGTCGCCAGCGGCGTGTTGCCCACCGGCGGCTTCGGCTTCGACACCTTGACCATCTACGTGGCCATCGCGGTCAACGGCGTGGTCCGCGCGTTCCTGTCGCCGGTGTACATGTCGCTGTTCGCGCGGGTGCTCAAGCGCGAGCATTTCGCGCGCGGCGCCGGGGTCAGCAGCGTGGTCATGCAGACCGGGCTGGTGCTCGGGCCGGCGATGGGCGGCGCGCTGATCGCCTGGGGCGGCAAGACTTCGGCCTATCTGGTCGCGGCGGGTTTCGCCCTGGCCGCGGCGATCGCGATCATCACCCTGCGGGTCAGCGAACCGGCGCCGCAGGCCGAGCGCGCGCCGGTGTTCAAGAGCATCGGCGAAGGCCTGCGCTTCGTGTTCAACAACCAGGTCGTGCTCGGCGCGCAGGCGCTGGACATGTTCTCGGTGCTGTTCGGCGGCGCGGTGGCGCTGCTGCCGGCGTTCATCCACGACGTCCTGCATTACGGGCCCGAAGCGCTCGGCGTGCTGCGCGCGGCGCCGGCCGCGGGCGCGGTGCTGATGGGCCTTTGGCTGGCGAGGCGGCCGCCGCAGAAGAACGCCGGCCGCCTGCTGCTGTACGCGGTGGCCGGGTTCGGCGCGTGCATCATCGGGTTCGCGCTGTCTCGCGATTTCTGGCTGTCGGCGGCGATGCTGATGCTGTCGGGCATGTGCGACGGCGTGTCGGTGGTGCTGCGCTCGACCATCCTGCAACTGTCCACGCCCGACGAGATGCGCGGACGGGTGTCGTCGATCAACGGCATCTTCATCGGCTCGTCGAACGAGTTGGGCGCGTTCGAATCGGGCCTGGCGGCCAGGCTGATGGGACTGGTGCCGTCGGTGATCTTCGGCGGCTGCATGACCCTGGCCGTGGTCGGCGCGACCGCGAAGCTGGCGCCGAAGCTGCGGCGGCTGGATCTGCGCGATTTGCAGTAG
- a CDS encoding acetylornithine deacetylase, translated as MLPDVLNHLQALVSYDTRNPPREIGTGGIFDYLRSQLDGFRIEVTDHGAGAVSMLAVRGNPRRLFNVHLDTVPSSEAWSADPHKLRVTDDRAIGLGSCDIKGAAACLLAAAAQTTGDAAFLFSTDEEANDARCIAGFLATDHGFAEAIVAEPTMCEAVLAHRGISSVQMRFRGVAGHASGANAMQSSALHQAIRWGGKALDHVESQAHQRFGGLTGLRFNIGKVEGGIKANMIASSADLRFGFRPLPSQSIESLHEIFANLVDPSVIERYEETFNGPSLPAGDVARAEERRLEARDLADALNLPIGNAVDFWTEASLFSAGGLTSIVYGPGDIAQAHTADEWVALEQLQRYADSVARIMGSNG; from the coding sequence ATGCTCCCCGACGTCCTCAACCACCTGCAGGCCCTGGTGTCCTACGACACCCGCAACCCGCCGCGCGAAATCGGCACCGGCGGCATCTTCGATTACCTGCGCAGCCAGCTCGACGGCTTCCGCATCGAAGTGACCGACCACGGCGCCGGCGCGGTGTCGATGCTCGCCGTGCGCGGCAACCCGCGCCGCTTGTTCAACGTGCATCTGGACACCGTGCCGTCCTCGGAAGCCTGGAGCGCCGATCCGCACAAGCTGCGGGTCACCGACGACCGCGCGATCGGCCTGGGTTCGTGCGACATCAAGGGCGCGGCCGCGTGTCTGCTGGCCGCGGCCGCGCAAACCACCGGCGATGCCGCGTTCTTGTTCAGCACCGACGAAGAAGCCAACGATGCGCGCTGCATCGCCGGTTTCCTCGCCACCGATCATGGGTTCGCCGAAGCCATCGTCGCCGAACCCACGATGTGCGAAGCCGTCCTCGCGCACCGCGGCATCAGCTCGGTGCAGATGCGTTTTCGTGGCGTCGCCGGTCATGCCTCCGGCGCCAATGCGATGCAGTCCAGCGCCTTGCATCAGGCGATCCGCTGGGGCGGCAAGGCGCTCGATCATGTCGAATCCCAGGCGCATCAGCGTTTCGGCGGGCTCACCGGCCTGCGTTTCAACATCGGCAAGGTCGAAGGCGGGATCAAGGCCAACATGATCGCCTCCAGCGCCGATCTGCGTTTCGGCTTCCGTCCGCTGCCTTCGCAGTCGATCGAGAGCCTGCACGAAATCTTCGCCAACCTGGTCGATCCGAGCGTGATCGAGCGCTACGAAGAAACCTTCAACGGCCCGTCGCTGCCGGCCGGCGATGTCGCCCGCGCCGAGGAGCGTCGCCTGGAGGCGCGCGATCTGGCCGACGCGCTGAACCTGCCGATCGGCAACGCGGTCGACTTCTGGACCGAGGCCTCGCTGTTCTCGGCCGGCGGCCTGACTTCGATCGTGTACGGCCCCGGCGACATCGCGCAAGCGCACACCGCCGACGAATGGGTCGCACTGGAACAATTGCAGCGCTACGCCGACAGCGTCGCGCGCATCATGGGGAGCAACGGGTAA
- the cysS gene encoding cysteine--tRNA ligase, with amino-acid sequence MSLHLYNSLSRQVEAFVPLDPARPTMYVCGPTVYNYVHIGNARGPVVFGVLADLLRRRYGALAYARNITDVDDKINAAAAEQGVPIAAITDRFAAAYREDMAALGVRAPDLEPTATGHIGQIVAMIERLIDSGHAYEAANHVLFSIGSYADYGKLSRRDIDDMRAGARVEVAPYKRDPGDFVLWKPSTGDLPGWESPWGRGRPGWHIECSAMAAAHLGETIDIHAGGVDLQFPHHENEIAQSECAHGGKVFARWWLHNGMLNFDGGKMSKSIGNIQKVHDLVAKHPPEALRYALLSAHYRQPLEWSDGLIEQSARTLDRLYGTLRDLGDIAYAVFDREAGTLELPLSIPQPVQAALEDDLNTPQALAELARIAGEARKATDPIEQARLKGELLGAGLALGLLQQDPAAWFAGASGDNDDARIQALVDERNQAKKDRDFARADAIRQQLADEGILLEDTPAGVRWKRSR; translated from the coding sequence ATGAGCCTGCATCTCTACAACAGCCTGTCGCGACAGGTCGAAGCCTTCGTTCCGCTGGATCCGGCACGCCCGACGATGTATGTCTGCGGCCCCACGGTCTACAACTACGTGCATATCGGCAACGCGCGCGGCCCGGTGGTGTTCGGCGTGCTCGCCGACCTGCTGCGGCGACGTTATGGCGCCCTGGCCTACGCGCGCAACATCACCGACGTGGACGACAAGATCAATGCCGCGGCCGCCGAACAAGGCGTGCCGATCGCGGCGATCACCGACCGCTTCGCCGCCGCCTACCGCGAGGACATGGCGGCGCTGGGCGTGCGCGCGCCCGATCTGGAACCGACCGCGACGGGCCACATCGGCCAGATCGTGGCGATGATCGAGCGTTTGATCGACAGCGGTCACGCCTACGAAGCCGCCAACCACGTCCTGTTTTCGATCGGCAGCTATGCCGACTACGGCAAGCTCTCGCGCCGCGACATCGACGACATGCGCGCCGGCGCGCGGGTCGAGGTCGCGCCGTACAAGCGCGATCCGGGCGACTTCGTCCTGTGGAAGCCCTCCACCGGCGACCTCCCCGGCTGGGAGTCGCCGTGGGGCCGCGGCCGCCCGGGCTGGCACATCGAATGCTCGGCGATGGCCGCCGCGCACCTGGGCGAGACGATCGACATCCATGCCGGCGGCGTCGACCTGCAGTTCCCGCACCACGAGAACGAGATCGCGCAGAGCGAATGCGCGCACGGCGGCAAGGTGTTCGCGCGCTGGTGGCTGCACAACGGCATGCTCAATTTCGATGGCGGCAAGATGTCGAAGTCGATCGGCAATATCCAGAAGGTCCACGACCTGGTCGCCAAGCATCCGCCCGAGGCGCTGCGTTACGCGCTGCTGTCGGCGCATTACCGGCAGCCGCTGGAGTGGTCGGATGGGTTGATCGAGCAGAGCGCACGCACGCTGGATCGTCTGTACGGCACCCTGCGCGACCTGGGCGACATCGCCTACGCGGTGTTCGATCGCGAAGCCGGCACGCTGGAACTGCCCTTGTCGATACCGCAACCGGTCCAGGCCGCCCTGGAAGACGATCTCAACACGCCGCAGGCGCTGGCCGAACTCGCGCGCATCGCGGGCGAAGCGCGCAAGGCGACCGACCCGATCGAGCAGGCCCGCCTCAAGGGCGAGCTGCTCGGCGCCGGTCTCGCGCTGGGCCTGTTGCAGCAAGACCCCGCGGCCTGGTTCGCCGGAGCGAGCGGCGACAACGACGACGCCCGAATCCAGGCCCTGGTCGACGAACGCAATCAAGCCAAGAAGGACCGCGACTTCGCCCGCGCCGATGCGATCCGTCAGCAACTCGCCGACGAAGGCATCCTGCTGGAAGACACGCCGGCCGGCGTGCGCTGGAAGCGTTCGCGATGA
- a CDS encoding N-acetylornithine carbamoyltransferase, whose product MTKHFLNTQDWSRADLDALLAQAAVFKRSKLGDELKGKSIALVFFNPSMRTRTSFELGAFQLGGHAVVLQPGKDAWPIEFDLGTVMDGDTEEHIAEVAKVLGRYVDLIGVRAFPKFVDWANDRQDKVLASFAKYSPVPVINMETITHPCQELAHALALQEHFGTSDLRGKKYVLTWTYHPKPLNTAVANSALTIATRLGMDVTLLCPTPEYILDERYMGWAEQNVAESGGSLRISHDIESAYTGADVVYAKSWGALPYFGNWGPEKPIRDQYKHFIVDEAKMALTNNGVFSHCLPLRRNVKATDGVMDSPQCIAIDEAENRLHVQKAIMAALIGGRESGIGSRES is encoded by the coding sequence ATGACCAAACACTTCCTCAACACCCAAGACTGGTCGCGCGCCGACCTCGACGCGCTGCTGGCGCAGGCCGCCGTGTTCAAGCGCAGCAAGCTCGGCGATGAGCTCAAGGGCAAGTCGATCGCGCTGGTGTTCTTCAACCCGTCGATGCGCACGCGCACCAGCTTCGAACTGGGCGCGTTCCAGCTCGGCGGGCATGCGGTGGTGTTGCAGCCGGGCAAGGACGCGTGGCCGATCGAGTTCGACCTGGGCACGGTGATGGACGGCGATACCGAGGAACACATCGCCGAAGTGGCCAAGGTGCTCGGCCGCTACGTCGACCTGATCGGCGTGCGCGCGTTCCCGAAGTTCGTCGACTGGGCCAACGACCGCCAGGACAAGGTCCTGGCCAGCTTCGCCAAGTACTCGCCGGTGCCGGTCATCAACATGGAGACCATCACCCATCCGTGCCAGGAACTGGCGCATGCGCTGGCTCTGCAGGAGCACTTCGGCACCTCCGACCTGCGCGGCAAGAAGTACGTGCTGACCTGGACCTACCACCCCAAGCCGCTCAACACCGCGGTGGCCAATTCGGCGCTGACCATCGCCACGCGTCTGGGCATGGACGTGACCCTGCTGTGCCCGACGCCCGAGTACATCCTCGACGAGCGCTACATGGGCTGGGCCGAGCAGAACGTCGCCGAAAGCGGCGGCTCGCTGCGCATCAGCCACGACATCGAAAGCGCCTACACCGGTGCCGACGTGGTCTACGCCAAGAGCTGGGGCGCGTTGCCGTACTTCGGCAACTGGGGCCCGGAAAAGCCGATCCGCGACCAGTACAAGCACTTCATCGTCGACGAAGCCAAGATGGCGCTGACCAACAACGGCGTCTTCAGCCACTGCCTGCCGCTGCGCCGCAACGTCAAGGCCACCGACGGCGTGATGGACTCGCCGCAGTGCATCGCGATCGACGAGGCCGAGAACCGCCTGCATGTGCAGAAGGCGATCATGGCCGCCTTGATAGGCGGCCGGGAATCGGGAATTGGGAGTCGGGAATCGTAA
- a CDS encoding acetylglutamate kinase has translation MSVSMDNHLQTRQTIVRLLSSMASAKEISQYLKRFSQLDSKRFAVVKVGGAVLRDDLAALTSSLAFLQDVGLTPIVIHGAGPQLDEELSAAGIVKQTVNGLRVTSPEALAIVRRVFQAQNLKLVEALQSGDGRATSIISGVFEADYLDRDTYGLVGEVKKVNLAPIEASLQAGSIPVIASLGETAGGQILNVNADFAANELVQVLQPYKIVFLTGTGGLLDDNGRVIDSINLSTEYEHLIEQPWINGGMRVKIEQIKDLLDKLPLTSSVSITKPAELAKELFTHKGSGTLVRRGERVQQAQRWDQLDLARLRSLIESAFGRKLVDDYFERTVLKQAYVSENYRAAVILIEAEGRTYLDKFAVLDDAQGEGLGRAVWQVMREQNPSVFWRSRHGNSVNPFYYSESDGCLKQEKWKVFWYGMDGFDEIAACVDYSSRRAPTLED, from the coding sequence ATGAGCGTGTCGATGGACAATCACCTGCAGACGCGACAGACCATCGTGCGGCTGCTGTCGAGCATGGCCAGCGCCAAGGAGATTTCGCAGTACCTCAAGCGCTTTTCCCAGCTCGATTCCAAGCGCTTCGCGGTGGTCAAGGTCGGCGGCGCGGTGTTGCGCGACGATCTGGCCGCGCTGACCTCGTCGCTGGCGTTCCTGCAGGACGTGGGCCTGACCCCGATCGTGATCCACGGCGCCGGCCCGCAGCTCGACGAGGAATTGTCGGCCGCCGGTATCGTCAAGCAGACCGTCAACGGCCTGCGCGTGACCTCGCCCGAAGCGCTGGCGATCGTGCGCCGGGTGTTCCAGGCGCAGAACCTCAAGCTGGTCGAAGCGCTGCAATCGGGCGATGGTCGTGCCACCTCGATCATCTCGGGTGTGTTCGAGGCGGACTACCTGGACCGCGACACCTATGGGTTGGTCGGCGAAGTGAAGAAGGTCAACCTCGCGCCGATCGAAGCCAGCCTGCAGGCCGGCTCGATCCCGGTGATCGCCAGCCTGGGCGAAACCGCGGGCGGGCAGATCCTCAACGTCAACGCCGACTTCGCCGCCAACGAACTGGTGCAGGTGCTGCAGCCGTACAAGATCGTGTTCCTGACCGGCACCGGCGGCCTGCTCGACGACAACGGCCGGGTGATCGACTCGATCAACCTGTCGACCGAGTACGAGCATCTGATCGAGCAGCCGTGGATCAACGGCGGCATGCGGGTCAAGATCGAGCAGATCAAGGACTTGCTCGACAAGTTGCCGCTGACCTCGTCGGTGTCGATCACCAAGCCGGCCGAGCTGGCCAAGGAACTGTTCACCCACAAGGGCTCGGGCACGCTGGTGCGGCGCGGCGAGCGCGTGCAGCAGGCGCAACGTTGGGATCAGCTGGATCTGGCGCGGCTGCGTTCGCTGATCGAATCGGCGTTCGGCCGCAAGCTGGTCGACGACTACTTCGAACGCACGGTGCTCAAGCAGGCCTATGTCAGCGAGAACTATCGCGCCGCGGTGATCCTGATCGAAGCCGAGGGCCGCACCTACCTCGACAAGTTCGCGGTGCTCGACGATGCGCAGGGCGAAGGCCTCGGGCGCGCGGTGTGGCAGGTGATGCGCGAGCAGAACCCGAGCGTGTTCTGGCGTTCGCGTCACGGCAATTCGGTCAACCCGTTCTACTATTCTGAATCCGACGGCTGCCTCAAGCAGGAGAAGTGGAAGGTGTTCTGGTACGGCATGGACGGCTTCGACGAGATCGCCGCCTGCGTCGATTACTCCAGCCGCCGCGCACCGACCCTGGAGGACTGA
- the proS gene encoding proline--tRNA ligase — protein MRLSRYLLPTLKENPADAQIASHRLMLRAGLIRQEAAGIYSWLPAGLRVLRKIEAIVRDEMNRAGALELLMPTLQLADLWRESGRYDAYGPEMLRIKDRHERELLYGPTNEDMITAIFRNNVKSYRALPMNLYHVQWKFRDEQRPRFGVMRGREFLMKDAYSFDLDEAAARRSYQRMFVAYLRTFARMGIRAIPMRAETGPIGGDLSHEFLVLAQTGESAVYCDRAVLDLPIPAADTDYDGDLSGIVQQWTTPYAATEDVHDIARFEREVPTEQRVQTRGIEVGQVFYFGTKYSAPMKALVTTPEGEERPIHGGSYGIGVSRLLGAIIEASHDEAGIVWPDTVAPFNVGIVNLDPTDAAIDPICTDLQTKLQAHGLDALHDDTDERAGVKFARMDLIGLPWQIVVGKRGLSRGVVELKRRAGGERLELSPADAIAYIAAHVSPLS, from the coding sequence ATGCGTCTATCGCGTTATCTGTTGCCCACGTTGAAGGAAAACCCCGCCGACGCGCAGATCGCCTCGCATCGCCTGATGCTGCGCGCCGGACTGATCCGCCAGGAAGCCGCCGGCATCTACTCGTGGCTGCCGGCCGGCCTGCGCGTGCTGCGCAAGATCGAAGCGATCGTGCGCGACGAGATGAACCGCGCCGGCGCGCTCGAACTGCTGATGCCGACCCTGCAACTGGCCGACCTGTGGCGCGAAAGCGGCCGCTACGACGCCTACGGCCCGGAAATGCTGCGGATCAAGGACCGGCACGAGCGCGAGCTGCTGTACGGGCCGACCAACGAGGACATGATCACCGCGATCTTCCGCAACAACGTCAAGTCGTATCGCGCGCTGCCGATGAACCTGTACCACGTGCAGTGGAAGTTCCGCGACGAGCAGCGCCCGCGCTTCGGCGTGATGCGCGGGCGCGAGTTCCTGATGAAGGACGCGTACTCCTTCGACCTGGACGAGGCCGCCGCGCGTCGCTCCTACCAGCGCATGTTCGTGGCCTACCTGCGCACCTTCGCGCGCATGGGCATCCGCGCGATCCCGATGCGCGCCGAAACCGGCCCGATCGGCGGCGACCTGTCGCACGAGTTCCTGGTGCTGGCCCAGACCGGCGAATCGGCGGTGTACTGCGACCGCGCCGTGCTCGACCTGCCGATTCCCGCCGCCGACACCGATTACGACGGCGACCTGAGCGGCATCGTCCAGCAATGGACCACGCCGTATGCCGCCACCGAAGACGTCCACGACATCGCGCGTTTCGAACGCGAAGTGCCGACCGAACAACGCGTGCAGACCCGCGGCATCGAAGTCGGCCAGGTGTTCTACTTCGGCACCAAGTACTCCGCGCCGATGAAGGCGCTGGTGACCACGCCCGAGGGCGAGGAGCGGCCGATCCACGGCGGCTCCTACGGCATCGGCGTGTCGCGCTTGCTTGGTGCGATCATCGAGGCGAGCCATGATGAGGCCGGCATCGTCTGGCCCGATACGGTCGCGCCGTTCAACGTCGGCATCGTCAATCTCGATCCAACCGACGCGGCGATCGATCCAATCTGCACCGATCTGCAAACCAAGCTGCAAGCGCACGGCCTGGATGCACTCCACGACGACACCGACGAACGCGCCGGCGTGAAGTTCGCCCGCATGGACCTGATCGGCCTGCCGTGGCAGATCGTGGTCGGCAAGCGCGGCCTGAGCCGCGGCGTGGTCGAACTCAAGCGCCGCGCCGGCGGCGAACGC
- a CDS encoding SufE family protein, with protein sequence MSEATITSPFPIEATAVEAQAAIREEFAFFGDWSERYQYLIDLGRKLPDLPVEWKTEEHRLLGCQSMVWIVVEGDAERLTFHAISDSAIVSGLIYLALRVYSGRSATEIVASPADYIADIGLAKHLSPTRSNGLASLLAFIREQAQRRL encoded by the coding sequence ATGAGCGAGGCCACGATCACCTCGCCGTTCCCGATCGAAGCCACCGCCGTCGAAGCCCAGGCCGCGATCCGCGAGGAATTCGCGTTCTTCGGCGACTGGTCCGAGCGCTATCAATACCTGATCGACCTCGGCCGCAAGCTGCCCGACCTGCCCGTCGAGTGGAAGACCGAGGAGCATCGCCTGCTCGGCTGCCAGTCGATGGTGTGGATCGTGGTCGAAGGCGACGCCGAGCGGCTGACCTTCCACGCGATCAGCGATTCGGCCATCGTCTCGGGCCTGATCTATCTCGCGCTGCGGGTGTATTCGGGCCGCAGCGCGACCGAGATCGTCGCCAGCCCGGCCGACTACATCGCCGACATCGGCCTGGCCAAGCACCTGTCGCCGACCCGCAGCAACGGCCTGGCCTCGCTGCTGGCCTTCATCCGCGAGCAAGCGCAGCGCCGGCTGTGA
- the argC gene encoding N-acetyl-gamma-glutamyl-phosphate reductase, translating into MAKSIGIVGARGHVGADLIRLIAAHPQFELAFVSSRELAGQKLADHIPQYAAKNPELLYGSPSHEELPGLGADAVVLALPNGKAADCVAAFDAAGAEPVIIDLSADYRFDDHWYYGLPELTRAGYHGQRRISNPGCYASAMQLAIAPLLNVLEGPVQCFGVSGYSGAGTSPSDKNDPEKLRDNLMPYALTGHMHEREVTRHLGHPVEFMPHVAAHFRGLTITSNLHLSRRFDREELVEHYHRHYDGEPMVRVLDEAPWVSKIAGKHHVDIGGFTMSEDGRRVVVVSTLDNLLKGAATQALQNLNLAFGFEELAGIEIEAA; encoded by the coding sequence ATGGCTAAGAGCATAGGCATCGTGGGCGCGCGCGGACACGTCGGCGCCGACCTGATCCGCCTGATCGCCGCGCATCCGCAGTTCGAGCTGGCGTTCGTGTCCTCGCGCGAACTGGCCGGGCAGAAGCTGGCCGATCACATCCCGCAGTACGCGGCCAAGAATCCCGAGCTGCTTTACGGTTCGCCGAGCCACGAGGAATTGCCGGGCCTGGGCGCCGACGCGGTGGTGCTGGCGCTGCCCAACGGCAAGGCCGCCGATTGCGTGGCCGCGTTCGATGCGGCCGGCGCCGAGCCGGTCATCATCGACCTGTCGGCGGATTACCGCTTCGACGACCACTGGTACTACGGCCTGCCGGAACTGACCCGCGCGGGTTATCACGGCCAGCGCCGGATCAGCAATCCGGGCTGCTACGCCAGCGCGATGCAGCTGGCGATCGCGCCGCTGCTCAACGTGCTCGAAGGCCCGGTGCAATGCTTCGGCGTGTCGGGTTATTCGGGCGCGGGCACCAGCCCGTCGGACAAGAACGATCCCGAAAAACTGCGCGACAACCTGATGCCGTACGCGCTGACCGGGCATATGCACGAGCGCGAAGTCACCCGCCATCTGGGCCATCCGGTCGAGTTCATGCCGCACGTGGCCGCGCATTTCCGCGGGCTGACGATCACCTCCAACCTTCACCTTTCGCGGCGTTTCGACCGCGAGGAACTGGTCGAGCACTATCACCGCCATTACGACGGCGAACCGATGGTGCGGGTGCTGGACGAAGCGCCGTGGGTCAGCAAGATCGCCGGCAAGCATCATGTCGACATCGGCGGCTTCACGATGTCGGAAGACGGGCGCCGGGTGGTGGTGGTGTCGACGCTGGACAATCTGCTCAAGGGCGCGGCGACGCAGGCGTTGCAGAATTTGAACCTCGCCTTCGGGTTTGAAGAGCTGGCAGGTATTGAGATCGAGGCTGCCTAA
- a CDS encoding argininosuccinate synthase yields MSQQTASSIPDSRLPNPGSKAIVLAFSGGLDTSFCVPYLQERGWAVHTVFADTGGVDAEERDFIEQRAAELGVASHVTVDGGPAIWSGFVKPFVWAGEGYQGQYPLLVSDRYLIVEAALKRADELGCKVIAHGCTGMGNDQVRFDLAVKALGDYDIVAPIREIQKEHTEVRAYEQKYLEERGFGVRAKQKAYTINENLLGLTMSGGEIDRWQAPGEGAVGWCKPRSQWPSEALKVTITFENGEAVALDGEKIEGHTMLAKLNGLFAQYGVGRGLYTGDTTIGLKGRIIYEAPGLFALLTAHRALEEAVLSKHQNRFKPEVARKWVELVYEGFFHDPLKTDLEAFLASSQSTVNGEVVLETNGGVVNAVAISSPHILNAKGATYAQAADWGVEEAEGFIKLFGMSSTLWAEINRKN; encoded by the coding sequence ATGTCGCAGCAAACTGCTTCTTCGATTCCCGACTCCCGACTCCCGAATCCCGGCTCCAAAGCCATCGTCCTCGCCTTCTCCGGCGGCCTCGATACCAGCTTCTGCGTGCCTTACCTGCAAGAGCGCGGCTGGGCCGTGCATACCGTGTTCGCCGACACCGGCGGCGTCGACGCGGAAGAACGCGACTTCATCGAACAGCGCGCGGCCGAACTCGGCGTCGCCAGCCACGTCACCGTCGACGGCGGTCCGGCGATCTGGTCGGGCTTCGTCAAGCCCTTCGTCTGGGCCGGCGAGGGCTATCAGGGCCAGTACCCACTGTTGGTGTCGGACCGCTACCTGATTGTCGAGGCCGCGCTCAAGCGCGCCGACGAACTGGGCTGCAAGGTCATCGCGCACGGCTGCACCGGCATGGGCAACGATCAGGTGCGTTTCGACCTGGCGGTCAAGGCGCTGGGCGACTACGACATCGTCGCGCCGATCCGCGAAATCCAGAAGGAACACACCGAGGTCCGCGCCTACGAGCAGAAGTACCTGGAAGAACGCGGCTTCGGCGTGCGCGCCAAGCAAAAGGCCTACACGATCAACGAGAACCTGCTCGGGCTGACCATGTCCGGCGGCGAGATCGATCGTTGGCAGGCGCCGGGCGAGGGCGCGGTGGGCTGGTGCAAGCCGCGCTCGCAGTGGCCGAGCGAAGCGCTCAAGGTCACGATCACCTTCGAAAACGGCGAAGCGGTCGCGCTCGACGGCGAAAAGATCGAAGGCCACACGATGCTGGCCAAGCTCAACGGCCTGTTCGCGCAGTACGGCGTGGGACGCGGTCTCTATACCGGCGACACCACCATCGGCCTGAAGGGCCGCATCATCTATGAAGCGCCGGGCCTGTTCGCGCTGCTGACCGCGCACCGCGCGCTGGAAGAAGCGGTGCTCAGCAAGCACCAGAACCGCTTCAAGCCCGAGGTTGCGCGCAAGTGGGTCGAGCTGGTGTACGAAGGCTTCTTCCACGATCCGCTCAAGACCGACCTGGAAGCCTTCCTGGCCAGCTCGCAGTCCACGGTCAACGGCGAAGTCGTGCTGGAAACCAACGGCGGCGTGGTCAACGCGGTGGCGATCAGCTCGCCGCACATCCTCAACGCCAAGGGCGCGACCTACGCGCAGGCGGCGGACTGGGGCGTGGAAGAAGCCGAGGGTTTCATCAAATTGTTCGGGATGAGCAGCACGTTGTGGGCGGAGATCAACCGCAAGAATTGA
- a CDS encoding GNAT family N-acetyltransferase: protein MSEQGSSAWNAQPRLRGEHVAMEPLTRAHADGLRAAVADGALARLWYTNAPDADGVDAYVESALTMQAKGVAWAFAVLDANGEVVGSTRYYDMDASVPRVQIGYTFYASRVQRTGLNTQAKLLLLTHAFEQLGCISVGFETSWFNLASRAAIARLGAKQDGIIRNHRRHADGSARDTVAFSIIDGEWPAVKLNLQYKLQHHGAGQDG, encoded by the coding sequence ATGAGCGAGCAGGGCAGCAGCGCCTGGAACGCGCAGCCGCGGTTGCGCGGCGAACACGTCGCGATGGAACCGTTGACGCGCGCACACGCCGACGGCCTGCGTGCCGCGGTGGCCGATGGCGCACTCGCGCGGCTGTGGTACACCAACGCGCCCGACGCCGACGGCGTGGACGCGTATGTCGAATCGGCGCTGACGATGCAGGCCAAGGGCGTCGCCTGGGCGTTCGCGGTGCTCGATGCGAACGGCGAGGTGGTCGGCAGCACCCGCTACTACGACATGGACGCGAGCGTTCCGCGGGTCCAGATCGGCTATACCTTCTATGCGTCGCGGGTGCAGCGCACCGGGCTCAACACTCAGGCCAAGTTGCTGTTGCTGACCCATGCCTTCGAGCAACTGGGCTGCATCAGCGTCGGCTTCGAAACCAGCTGGTTCAACCTGGCTTCGCGCGCGGCGATCGCGCGCCTGGGCGCCAAGCAGGACGGCATCATCCGCAACCACCGCCGCCACGCCGACGGCAGCGCGCGCGACACCGTCGCGTTTTCGATCATCGATGGCGAATGGCCGGCGGTGAAGCTTAATCTTCAGTACAAGCTGCAACACCATGGAGCCGGACAAGATGGCTAA